From the genome of Bartonella sp. M0283:
ATATTACAGATTGCCGCAGGCTTGTTGACGCCCAACAAAGGCGAAATAAAAAAAACTTATCGCAAACAGGCGATTGTTTTTCAGGAACCGAGATTGTTACCCTGGAAAACAACTTATGAAAATATTGCTTATGGTTTGAAGAATTCTCACCAGCCATCCAGAACAAAAGATTTCATTTCCGATTGCGCGCAAAAAGTCGGTTTAAAAATAACCGATCTTGAAAAATATCCGGCAGCATTATCGGGCGGCATGCGGCAGCGCGCAGCTGTTGCGCGTGCACTTGCTGTTAATCCCGATATCATATTTTTTGACGAGCCGTTTTCGGCAGTCGATATCGGCCTCAGGCGTAACCTTCAGAACATTGTTATTGAAGAGGCAAAAGGTCAGGGTTTTTCATCATTATTTGTTACACACGATCTTCACGAAGCGCTGCGCA
Proteins encoded in this window:
- a CDS encoding ATP-binding cassette domain-containing protein, whose translation is MQDIAFSYLGRRILENVNIQVNDHETLVILGASGAGKTTILQIAAGLLTPNKGEIKKTYRKQAIVFQEPRLLPWKTTYENIAYGLKNSHQPSRTKDFISDCAQKVGLKITDLEKYPAALSGGMRQRAAVARALAVNPDIIFFDEPFSAVDIGLRRNLQNIVIEEAKGQGFSSLFVTHDLHEALRIAHRLLLVGGDPATIVAERHVEGEPGKRSERDIFDMSEEFAKDRDFYDLLYRDRD